In Aedes albopictus strain Foshan unplaced genomic scaffold, AalbF5 HiC_scaffold_20, whole genome shotgun sequence, a single window of DNA contains:
- the LOC134284485 gene encoding trypsin 5G1-like, with protein sequence MVRIVLYLSLTLFACAFGASTEGSFNPLRPWWNARRRASSGGRIVGGFEVAVEDIPFQVSLSHDDFEHFCGGSLLSERWVLTAGHCASPWQGKLQVRCGSSRHASGGQVVTVKKVHRHPKYDAIAIDYDYSLLELEEAVIFTNSCSPVGLPQKDAPQWDHSEKRRSKPLRAVR encoded by the coding sequence ATGGTTCGCATCGTACTGTATTTGTCGCTAACGCTTTTCGCCTGCGCTTTCGGTGCTTCAACCGAGGGGAGCTTCAACCCTCTGCGTCCATGGTGGAACGCTCGTCGTCGTGCCAGTAGTGGTGGTCGCATAGTTGGTGGCTTTGAAGTAGCCGTTGAGGACATCCCCTTCCAAGTGTCGCTGAGCCACGATGACTTCGAGCACTTCTGCGGAGGATCGTTGCTATCCGAACGCTGGGTACTGACTGCTGGGCACTGCGCTTCGCCATGGCAAGGTAAACTACAGGTGCGCTGCGGTTCCAGTCGGCATGCTTCCGGCGGTCAAGTGGTAACGGTGAAGAAGGTCCATCGCCATCCGAAATACGATGCGATCGCGATTGACTACGATTACTCGCTGCTGGAGCTAGAAGAAGCAGTAATATTTACCAACAGCTGCAGTCCCGTTGGGCTGCCTCAGAAGGACGccccacagtgggatcattctgaaaaaagacgatcaaaacctctaagagccgttagatga